A section of the Thunnus albacares chromosome 6, fThuAlb1.1, whole genome shotgun sequence genome encodes:
- the LOC122984081 gene encoding protein PXR1-like → MSFDLSSALGKDEDAVKKEEAHKDEFNWPWSKDKDKDGKDKSGSKDKSHSHEKSDKKDKSDSKHKSGSKNKSDEHKEHKKKKDKKNKEKKDGHKSSSSSSSSSSSSDEN, encoded by the exons ATGTCTTTCGATCTCTCATCAG CTTTGGGTAAAGATGAAGATGcagtgaagaaggaggaagCTCATAAGGATGAGTTTAATTGGCCATGGAGCAAGGACAAGGATAAG gacgGTAAGGACAAGTCCGGCAGTAAGGACAAGTCTCACAGTCACGAGAAGTCTGACAAGAAGGACAAGTCTGACAGTAAGCATAAGTCTGGCAGTAAGAACAAGTCAGATGAGCACAAAGAGcataagaagaagaaggacaagaagaATAAGGAAAAGAAGGATGGACATAAATCAAGCAgctcatcctcatcttcatcctccagCAGTGATGAG AACTGA